One region of Gigantopelta aegis isolate Gae_Host chromosome 7, Gae_host_genome, whole genome shotgun sequence genomic DNA includes:
- the LOC121378008 gene encoding uncharacterized protein LOC121378008, which translates to MSAVYTQTPCPISCLELALPLVHTRTLYPVIVFELALPAVHIPSLYPGYALELALHAVDTPTSYPNVALELAMVAVYTLTPYPLSVLKLALFAVHTPSLYPVYALELALHAVHMPTSHPIAALEPAMAAVYTLIPYLLSALEMALSAVHTPSLYPVYALRLALPAVHTPTLYPVSAFELALPTVHTPSLFPVFALELGLHAVHIRNPYTVFALEPGYALELALHAVDTPTSYPNVAFELAMAAVYTLTPYPLSGLKLALSAVHTPSLYPVYALELALHAVHMPTSHPIVALEPAMAAVYTLIPYLLRALEMALSTVHTPSLYPVYALQLALHAFHTPTSYPIALLNWPCLLSTPQPCTL; encoded by the exons ATGTCTGCTGTGTACACCCAAACCCCATGCCCAATTAGCTgtcttgaactggccctgcctctGGTGCACACCCGAACCCTGTACCCAGTGATCGTatttgaactggccctgcctgctgtccatatCCCATCACTGTATCCAGGTTATgctcttgaactggccctgcatgCTGTTGACACTCCAACCTCATACCCAAATGTGGCTCTTGAACTGGCAATGGTAGCTGTCTACACCCTAACCCCGTACCCACTGAGTGTACTTAAATTGGCCTTGTTTGCTGTCCATACCCCATCACTGTATCCAGTTTATgctcttgaactggccctgcatgCTGTCCACATGCCAACCTCACACCCAATTGCCGCTCTTGAACCAGCAATGGCAGCTGTCTACACTCTAATCCCATATCTCCTGAGTGCACTTGAAATGGCCCTGTCTGCTGTCCATACCCCATCACTGTATCCAGTTTATGCTCTTcgactggccctgcctgctgtccacaccccaacCCTGTACCCTGTGAGCGCATTTGAACTGGCCCTCCCTACTGTCCATACTCCATCACTGTTTCCAGTTTTCGCACTAGAACTGGGCCTGCATGCTGTCCACATCCGAAACCCTTACActgttttcgctcttgaaccgg GTTATgctcttgaactggccctgcatgCTGTTGACACTCCAACCTCATACCCAAATGTGGCTTTTGAACTGGCAATGGCAGCTGTCTACACCCTAACCCCGTACCCACTGAGTGGACTTAAACTGGCCTTGTCTGCTGTCCATACCCCATCACTGTATCCAGTTTATGCTCTTGAACTAGCCCTGCATGCTGTCCACATGCCAACCTCGCACCCAATTGTCGCTCTTGAACCAGCAATGGCAGCTGTCTACACTCTAATCCCATATCTCCTGAGAGCACTTGAAATGGCCCTGTCTACTGTCCATACCCCATCACTGTATCCAGTTTATgctcttcaactggccctgcatgCTTTCCACACGCCAACCTCATACCCAATTGCgctcttgaactggccctgcctgctgtccacaccccaacCCTGTACCCTGTGA
- the LOC121378009 gene encoding uncharacterized protein LOC121378009, with translation MLELALPAFHAPSPYPVFNAEQSMSAVYTPTPYPISCLELALPPVHTPTLYPVIVFELALPAVHIPSLYPVYALEPSLHTVYTPSLYPVYALELSLHAVDTPTAYRIVTLELAMAAVYTLTPYPLSALKLALSAVHTPSLYPVYALELALHAVHMPISHPIVALEPAMAAVYSLIPYPLSALGMALSAVHTPSLYPVYALQLALHAVHTPTSYPIVALELALPGVHTPTLYPVSAFELALPTLHSPSLFPVCALEQGMLAVHTPTLYTVFTLEPALSAATHPNPIPS, from the coding sequence atgcttgaactggccctgcctgctttCCACGCCCCAAGCCCGTACCCAGTTTTCAATGCTGAACAGTCCATGTCTGCTGtgtacaccccaaccccatacccaatCAGCTGTCTTGAATTGGCCCTGCCTCCGGTGCATACCCCAACCCTGTACCCAGTGATCGTatttgaactggccctgccagCTGTCCATATCCCATCACTGTATCCAGTGTATGCTCTTGAACCGTCCCTGCATACTGTCTATACCCCATCACTGTATCCAGTTTATGCTCTTGAACTGTCCCTGCATGCTGTTGACACGCCAACTGCATACCGAATTGTCACTCTTGAACTGGCAATGGCAGCTGTCTACACCCTAACCCCGTACCCACTGAGTGCACTTAAACTGGCCCTGTCTGCTGTCCATACCCCATCACTGTATCCAGTTTATgctcttgaactggccctgcatgCTGTCCACATGCCAATCTCGCACCCAATTGTCGCTCTTGAACCAGCAATGGCAGCTGTCTACAGTCTAATCCCTTATCCCCTGAGTGCACTTGGAATGGCCCTGTCTGCTGTCCATACCCCATCACTGTATCCAGTTTATgctcttcaactggccctgcatgCTGTCCACACGCCAACCTCGTACCCAATTGTCgctcttgaactggccctgcctggtGTCCATACCCCAACCCTGTACCCAGTGAGCGCATTTGAACTGGCCCTCCCTACTCTCCATAGTCCCTCACTGTTTCCAGTTTGCGCACTAGAACAGGGCATGCTTGCTGTCCACACACCAACCCTGTACACAGTTTTCACTCTTGAACCGGCCCTGTCAGCTGCCACACACCcaaaccccatacccagttag